Proteins encoded by one window of Antechinus flavipes isolate AdamAnt ecotype Samford, QLD, Australia chromosome 4, AdamAnt_v2, whole genome shotgun sequence:
- the BNIP5 gene encoding protein BNIP5 produces MEKHRASWKAELWLRRKIHSPDKFQDPKRMPRTGDSQGSRSLQRASSDVVRPLNRQVKILDNDASVTLKLEKTKEAISKQSSQRNNHKDKAHKKGQHGWLKNLMNILTRTESEESREKEEKKSKEKCISPQDPKYLEASVDPPEPTFRKKDRERGDKKSKEKCLFPQSPESLEVPTEPPEVTSKKKHKEKGDQKLKDKCILPQDPESLSTEPSEVISKKKDKERRDKKSKEKCIFPQSLESLEVPTELPEVTSKKKHKEKGDKKSKEKCIFPQSLESLEVPTEPPEVTSKKKHKEKGDQKLKDKCILLQDPESLSTEPSEVISKKKDKERRDKKSKEKCIFPQSLESLEVPPEPPEVTSKKKHKEKGDKKSKEKCIFPQDLEPLEALAEPPEATSKKKDKTKKGKKSKEKCVFPQCPELLEALEEPSEPISRKKDKKSNLKKAFSFKKHSNEEAKKSSGLDSRSPEARRPTKPTLLPLCFSYRPASLSSLGKLNQSM; encoded by the coding sequence ATGGAGAAACACAGGGCATCATGGAAGGCAGAACTCTGGTTGAGAAGAAAAATCCATTCCCCAGATAAATTTCAGGACCCCAAGAGGATGCCCAGAACTGGGGATTCTCAGGGCTCACGCTCTCTTCAGCGGGCATCAAGTGATGTGGTCCGACCTTTGAATAGGCAAGTAAAGATATTAGATAATGATGCCTCTGTGACTCTGAAACTAGAGAAAACCAAAGAAGCCATCAGTAAGCAAAGTAGCCAGAGAAATAACCATAAGGACAAGGCCCACAAGAAGGGTCAGCATGGGTGGCTAAAGAACCTGATGAATATCCTGACCAGGACAGAGTCTGAGGAatcaagggaaaaggaagaaaaaaaatcaaaggagaaatgtATCTCCCCTCAAGACCCCAAATACCTGGAGGCATCTGTAGACCCACCAGAGCCAACCTTTAggaagaaagacagggaaagggGAGacaaaaaatcaaaggagaaatgcCTCTTCCCTCAAAGTCCAGAATCCCTAGAGGTACCAACTGAACCCCCAGAGGTAACCTCCaagaagaaacacaaagaaaagggAGACCAAAAGTTAAAGGATAAATGCATCTTACCTCAAGATCCAGAATCTCTATCAACTGAACCATCTGAGGTAATCTCCaagaagaaagacaaggaaagaagagacaaaaagtCAAAGGAGAAATGCATCTTTCCTCAAAGTCTGGAATCCCTAGAGGTACCAACTGAACTTCCAGAGGTAACCTCCAAGAAGAAACACAAGGAAAAGGGAGACAAAAAGTCAAAGGAGAAATGCATCTTTCCTCAAAGTCTGGAATCCCTAGAGGTACCAACTGAACCCCCAGAGGTAACCTCCaagaagaaacacaaagaaaagggAGACCAAAAGTTAAAGGATAAATGCATCTTACTTCAAGATCCAGAATCTCTATCAACTGAACCATCTGAGGTAATCTCCaagaagaaagacaaggaaagaagagataaaaagtcAAAGGAGAAATGCATCTTTCCTCAAAGTCTGGAATCCCTAGAGGTACCACCTGAACCTCCAGAGGTAACCTCCAAGAAGAAACACAAGGAAAAGGGAGACAAAAAGTCAAAGGAGAAATGTATCTTCCCTCAGGATCTAGAACCCTTAGAAGCTTTGGCAGAACCACCAGAAGCAACCTCcaagaaaaaagacaagacaaagaaaggcaaaaaatcaaaggagaaatgtGTTTTCCCTCAGTGTCCAGAACTCTTAGAAGCATTGGAAGAACCATCAGAACCAATCTCTAGGAAGAAAGACAAGAAGTCTAACCTcaaaaaagccttttcttttaagaaacatAGTAATGAAGAAGCCAAAAAATCATCAGGCTTGGATTCTAGAAGCCCTGAGGCACGGAGACCTACAAAGCCTACTTTGCTTCCTTTGTGCTTCAGCTATAGACCTGCAAGTTTGTCTTCACTTGGTAAGCTGAACCAATCCATGTAG